The Raphanus sativus cultivar WK10039 chromosome 6, ASM80110v3, whole genome shotgun sequence sequence gGTTCCAACTAGCGTTtacggttgcgggcggttgcaggagggtaaatttttttctttaaaaaaacagaataaataaaaataatactaaaaatatctaataaaaattttcaattgaaataatagaaattgtaaaatgtattcatattatatttcaatttatattataaaaattcaaaactaaaatattttctataaatttttaaaattgagtaatatgattttataaatataaattttatatttatcatattattatgatttttaatatttttataattacataaaatgtaaatattgttaaactattatttaacagatgttgcgtttggtagtttaccagtcataagaatctcgcaaacgcaacaatttctaacagctgtactAGTCgtataaatttttagaaaacgcttaaaaccgcaaccacccgcatccgcaaactcccgcaaccgcaaccgcaaccgttgcggttacaccagtcagaccCTAAATCACTTTTGTGGATTGAAAAATTATGGAATGATTGAATTATAAATGATAGCAAAATGTATGGTTTCTTATTCATTAACGAGATAGTTgatcattttcatatttctctatctatttttttggttattttcttaaatgattaaaatagaatagaaaaataattttgaaatatcattttgtAGATGTAAAAGTTAATTGAAGTAAATATTGTTCATTGTTAAAGGTGGAAACCACACACTATCCAAATACATTTATGCCAAAATATATATGGAAATGGAAACACTATAATAAACTACAGTACAActtaaatttttgtttcttggAAACCAACTTAACACTTATTTTTCATTAACTaggaaaaattataaatttacattAATTTTGCGTGAAACAGAAGCAAAAACAAGCATGCCCTTGGGTAAAATCTGCAGTTTCTGCACCAAATTAAAGATGACCTGCAACATTGCCGCCTTTACATAAATTCACTCtctatatacacatatataggCTATAtctatatttgtttataatattctGCAAGTTGGTTGATTTTCATGGATCAAGAGAGTTGTTGATTTTCTAAAGTTTCAAGAATTTAACCAATTTGTGTTTACAAATAATTATACCGTTGCTTAAGAATGGGAACATTTATGCAATAATCTATCATTTCAGTACTATCCATCGGGCTATATAATTAGAGATATGAGAAAACTGAGAGGGATCAAGGGGTTTTCAACTTTTTAAGCAGCTGAGCAAGCAAGTTACTTACAAAACTTAGAACCAAATATTGACACACTAGTATTAAGTGCATACTCGTCGAGTGCAcgaaactttttatttattatttataacgatattgatattttatcttttaacatttataaaatagttctcgaatttcaaccaaaaaaacatttataaaatagtttttatattatttaaataaatattttatgactCTATCTTGTGTGAATTATTTAAAGAATTATTATTCAGATACTAATAAATCATGTGTGTGAGTTGTAAACTTgaaaataagtaatatataGTTTCATCATGATTGTATTCCAACTATATGTcatttatcaattatttttaGTAGTATTTGTATTTGGTAATGCCGTAGTACCCAATTATTTCTTAGGTGAGCAATGAGTATTTTGCAAACTCATCACTCAATACATGAAGCCTTTGGTCCATGGTCAGGTGTCTTACAGAAAATTGGTTGCTCTTTACAAATCTGAACTTCGGATCATATGAGATTCTAAGGTCAGTCGAGCTAGATTAAAATTTACATGACTTATTTTAGTCTGGTGGGGGTTAATCATATGTTAATCTCACATGATTACGTTTTTGTTTCTTCAAAATTGATGGTGCAAAAACTGGGAAGGATTCTCTttcgggaaaaaaaaaaactgggaAGGATGCTGACTATAGTATTCTTATAGATAGCTGTTGAAAAATCTAGATCTCTAAATCTAGATGCTACAAGTCAAATAAGTCCTTAACTTTGCATTATTAATTTTGTCATCatgtcttaatttttttaattgatgatttttttttgtcattcaAGTACAACCAATGATTTGTTAGATGAAAAATGTTATATACGGTTATGTATTTTGAACCCATATGGGCTTTACCAATATCTtctctttattttataagtagAACCCAGAAATTCTGGATGTCAATGGTCACGTTAATTATTAATGCGAAACGTAAAAAGAGTTAGATGCTACCGTTACCTAAAAAAAGTTAATGGTAGTGTGATTTTACAGCAGctgtttaatcttttttttttttttccctcaagTAGTATTATAGAAGAAAGGCTAAAAGCCCAATGCCACATACAAACCCAAGAAGGGGAACCGAAAAAacatacataaaacataaaagaggCCCAACATCGGCCCGAACTACCAACGACCCAACCCGGTCCAAACCAACGAAAAAGAAACTGTCTGTGGGCGCGTGTCTTAACCATCACGCCACCATGAACGCGTGGACATTGAAAAGCGCGGAGGACACGTGTTGTCATCTCGCCCAGCGAGGCACACGCGTCACACATCCGCTACGCTTTCACCGACAGTAACTCAACACCGGAGCAAGCCAAACCGCCGCTTCACCGGACCACCTCACAAACGCCGGAGCCAGGATCCCGAACTTTCCTTCATCCACTCTTACGCCTGAACTCTTTCCACCGGAGAGCTTCACCGGGTTTCTCCCGAGATCTCATCCGAACCATCGAGAAACCGCCATCTTCTTTCTCTCGCTTCTTTCACCGGATAGAACCCATAAACCGTCGGGATCTCAACCGGAGGCGAAGCCACACATCCACACCGACACATCTTCGGTACACCATAACACTTACACCAGAGCCGCCGTCAAAAACGCAAGAACCGTTCGACGCGGCAACCGAGAGCCGACCGTTCACCCTAATCGGATAGGTGCAACGGCGGAGACTTGAGCCGGCCGTCCACCGAGAAAGGGTGCGGCGCCGGAAGCtttgataaaacaaaaaagaaaaccagGAGGATTAAACTAAAAGAAGCAAGCGCAAAGGAAAGCAAGAAAAAGGAGAGAgaccggaccggcggtggctgtGGAAGCTCATCCGCCGGCCGGAACCATTTGACGCCGGGGAGTTTTAGatagaagacaaagagaaatcaattaggagagagaaaaaagttACGCTCATACCAATCGTTCTTTTGTCACAGCAGCTGTTTAatctatttatgtttttaaataaaaataaaagaaccaAAAAAGAGAAGATATTGGTAAGTATATAAAAAGGAGAGGGGGTGAAGTTCGAAGCATCTTATAGTTATTTTAGCTTCTTCATTCCTTTTTTTGCTTTGATCAAAGAAAGTCTTTCTCCTTCTTTccataactctctctctctctctcctctctgcCATCTTCTGGGTTCATGCTCTGTTTCTTGAAGTCAGAGAAAGATAGAGAGAAcagagatttttttatttaaaagaaaagagCAAGTGAGAGACCCTATCAGTTTTGGTCTTTGTTTGCTTCTGATTCGTTCTCaccttctttcttctcttctctaaaAGAGAAAACGTAAGTCACTCTCTTTCTTTCATTCTCTGTTTCTcactaaagaagagaaaaacaACGTGAACaaggaatattatttttacactCTGCTTTAagtgctcttcttcttccaacTCTGAGATCTCTCACTGCTCTGTTTATTCACGTCTCTGTTTAGTGCTCACTTaggttttgattattttctctATAAAGTGTTGAGACATTTTTTTATCTCTTCCTCAGATCTAAAGGCAAAAATGTCGGCGGGTGTGAGTCATGGAGAAGAGGCGATAGTCTCAAGCGGAAATGACAACGAAGTAGATCAGATCAACGGCACCAACACCGGAAAACCCGACGAGCACGACCCCTCGAGCGGTTCTGCACTAAGCAACTTCCTCTGGCACGGCGGATCAGTCTGGGACGCTTGGTTCAGCTGCGCATCTAACCAGGTACAAGCTTCAAGAACcctttaaaaaattgaaaagaaaaaacaagaaaatcttGATATCAAGAACCATCATgagatatgtattttttattttatttttaattcaggTGGCGCAAGTGCTTTTGACGTTACCGTACTCGTTCAGTCAACTAGGGATGTTGTCAGGAATAGTGTTACAGATCTTCTATGGTCTACTCGGAAGCTGGACTGCGTATCTCATCAGTGTTCTCTACGTCGAGTATCGAGTTCGTAAAGAGAAAGAAGGCAAAAGCTTCAAAAACCATGTTATTCAGgttataatacaaaatttaatcACTCACTAATCGGTTACTATTAACTTTGACTAAATCTTACTTGATAAAATACTAACAGTGGTTCGAAGTACTTGATGGACTACTCGGCACATACTGGAAAGCAGTAGGACTCGCATTTAATTGCACTTTCCTCTTGTTTGGATCTGTAATCCAACTCATTGCTTGTGCCAGGTCTCTTTAATCTCTCTTTTAATGATCCCTTTCTCTCTTTAATTATTATTGGAtgattataataaaatgatGATTGGTTGGACTTGGTTGCAGTAACATTTATTACATAAACGATCACTTGGACAAGAGAACATGGACTTATATATTCGGCGCGTGCTGTGCAACCACTGTGTTTATACCGTCGTTTCACAACTACCGAATCTGGTCATTCCTCGGCTTGGGTATGACCACTTACACCGCCTGGTACTTAGCCATCGCCTCCATTATCCACGGCCAggtataaattattatttatatatttagatttcttacataaaaatataatattttgtgctTTGTAATGAAGTGACAGTATATGCcttcattaaaaagaaaaaaatatcttcattaaaaggaaaaaaatattcgCATTTCTCTTTATGGTTAGGGAAAAGGAATTGAATTATTCCGTGCATCTAAACCcaaatttgtatataaattttcgTCTAAAACTAGGCAATTTTAGCATTTTCTTAATATTCTCTCAGTCTGATTTAagatttgtttttaattgttaattttgaattttgtagACGGAAGGTGTGAAGCACACAGGTCCAACGAAGCTAGTGCTTTATTTTACCGGAGCTACCAATATCTTGTATACATTTGGTGGTCACGCGGTTACTGTGtaagtttatttcttttcatttcttaatGATTACTACTAATTAATCTATCAAACTGTTTATAAAAGATCATTAAATCCTGTCAGACGTATAGTTGAAGAACTATTTAAGTTAAAGCTCAAATAGCAGGAAAaacatatatgataaaattGGTGAGATAATATTAAATTCTGAGTGCTGTATCGTTTCTTCGCCGCTTCTATTGCAGCTTTTGCCGGCAAATAAGGTGTAACTATTATTACAGTCATCACgaatatcattattattttctacTATTATTTTTCTATCCTTAAAGTAGtaataatatgttacaaaaaaatatctaacttttaataaaaaagattCTATGGaactataataattaatattccTACCCCACACTATTGAATGCCACTTAAGCACTTCTACTAGTAATAGTACGCCTCTCTGAAATGTCAAATAcaccctttatcatctttactTAAATGATAATTTAAGACTAATTATGGATATAAATTAACAGTAAATTTGATTGTGCAGCGAGATTATGCATGCAATGTGGAAACCACAAAAGTTTAAGTACATTTACTTGATGGCGACGTTGTATGTTTTCACACTAACGCTTCCGTCAGCTTCCGCCGTTTACTGGGCCTTCGGAGACGCACTTCTAGACCACTCCAACGCGTTCTCTCTTCTCCCCAAGAACGGATGGCGTGACGCTGCCGTTATTCTCATGCTCATTCACCAggtaaaacatataataataaaccTTTATGTTAATAAGTATTTGTTTCTTTCTCATTTAGTAAATTTAGATCATGATCAGGTTAACTAAGTTATTGTAATATATTCATGCAGTTTATAACGTTCGGATTCGCGTGTACCCCACTCTACTTTGTGTGGGAGAAAGTGATAGGGATGCATGACACAAAGAGCATTTGCTTGAGGGCTTTAGCTAGATTGCCTGTGGTTATACCGATATGGTTCTTAGCTATTATCTTCCCGTTCTTCGGTCCAATCAATTCAGCTGTTGGTGCTCTTCTGGTTAGCTTCACCGTGTATATTATCCCCTCCCTCGCTCACATGCTCACTTACCGATCTGCCTCCGCTCGTCAGGTAAATGCTTTTACAAAGTGTTATCAATTATACTcgtagttattaaaaataaataaacgatCGGTGGAGGAATATTAAATAGTGATCAACTATGTAGTTGTGGTAGGGTTGTGAATAGATTATTGTCATTGGAGGGCATGAATGTCTTTGTCTGAAGATAGATGGGGCTATGTGTTCCGTATCTTACGGAAGATATGATCATCATTCATCACCCACATTCCTTGCTGGCGTCCTTCAACCtcatttttaattatactttttataaaaagttaaaatccAAACTCGTATTTTCTGGTTAGGTTAGAATTAGTAATTGACTatgaattgttttgtttttttcctacTTTTATCAAACTcgtgtatattatatattaacagtAGGAAAATAAAAGTTAGAAAAGGAATAATTTGTGAGGAAAATAAGGATAGGAGAATAGGTAAGAGTCACAATCAGACATGAAAAGGAAGCTGTACAATGGTGACTCACTGCCTAACATTAATCTAAAGTGAGAGTCTGAGTATGACAAATCATGTCTCTCTCTTTGTCATGGGTCAACAAAGCTTTGGATTTTTGTCCATTACTATACGACAATACCCACAAACTCATACActtaatcatcatcatctctctatTCACtggttcttgaatttttttatatatttgtttttggatttttcttgtAGAATGCGGCGGAGAAGCCACCGTTCTTCTTGCCGAGCTGGACGGCGATGTACGTGTTGAACGCTTTCGTGGTGATATGGGTTCTAATAGtcgggttcgggttcggtggATGGGCTAGTGTAACCAACTTTGTTCGCCAAGTCGACACTTTTGGTCTGTTTGCTAAGTGTTACCAATGTAAATCACCGGTTCCAGCTGCAGCAGCTGCGCACGCTCCGGTCTCTGCTTTACACCACCGCCTTTGAGTGATCTAGCCTGCATGGTTTAATGCTTTTGTGgagttttaatataaaattatttgttctTCTTTTGTGTTTTGCGTACGTATACGTGAGGGAGTAAAAGTCACGAAAATAGTGTACTTCTTATCCCCTTTCATGCGTGTTaagttcttaaatttttttccttttttttctttgggggGGGGTTTGTATGTTTTCACTCCTTAGGTCGATAATATAGTAGCGTGTGATTTCTTAATTTGGTATTGTGAAAACAATAGGCTAAAAGAAATGTATCGTCTTCTCTTCTTTTACTTGTGGCTATATCAATGTTTCAGTTTCACACAACAATCCTTGTGATGCATTTTTATTGTTACTAATGTCAAAAATGAATAATGCTTTAACTCTAAATTGATTAATTAGTGGatttgttttaacaaaaatatatattctttaataTTTCTGATGCGACTTAAGAAATAGACTAAATGTCATATACTCACAGGCTactaattatttgaatttgacCTTGTATATTAACACCATTAATTACATCAAAACCTACAACCAACCCGTAATAATATGACATTTTTTTCAacatttgtttttcaaaaatgattttgtaaAGAGAAATTGCACCATGTACACAAAACTTTCTTTCTATGTAAGTGAATCCCGAAATTCCACATGATGGTATCTTGAGTGCTAGATACCAATGTTTATTGTTATAGGTAAATTGCTAATATCCGGATTTTTTTGTATCATGAGCCAATtgaatttttagtaaaaaaggaattttagtttttgaaactTTTACTTAATTGGGAAATAAAATGGGAACATGGACAAGTTGGACCGAGGGAGCCGGTCGTTATACATGGGGCACATGGGTGTGGGGGGAGAGATCGCACGTGGCTTCATGGTCTGAGTCACGTGCCATTATTTACTTCTCACTCTTTCTCTCTGATCAGATACTTTGAAGAAATGGATCGGAGGACCATTCTTGTCTCCCTTATTAAATATGGCATGTGTTCATAACACTACTCAATCGTTACCCTTATCATATGCTCTGGTTTCACATGTACTTTGGACAAAAACTAACTATATGTACGCATATGTGAATTATTAACTAATATTCTCGTTTAAATCCAGTGATCATTCCTGTACTTTCAATCTGACTTTTTTATCGTTATTgtattagaaaaaataaaaagctttCCCCAAAATGTCACTTCTAATAGCAAATAATCGTTTGTTGAGAtctaagaagaaaaaaagatgtgAATGTAGGACAATGACAATGTGGATGCAAGTGATCTTCCTTTGCTGCGATGTGGAGCGGGACCCTCGACGTAGGGTGAAGTTAGTATCGACTGACGCTGGTTAGGGAGTGGGTCGTCAAATTGTCTGTATTTATTCTGGTCTTGGGCCACGTGACTTTATACTAGGGGAAGATAAACTATTGTACACATGAAATCCTGCTACATGGACTTCTTTTCAAAGATGGTACTTGTGCAAGTGTTATTGTTTTGGCATTAATCTGAACTCATAGATGCGCTTTCATAGAAATATTGAAGAAATTGCTAAAGTAATTAGCcgttttataaagatttaaggGGTGTACTCAATCAATAATTTGAATTGATTTGACTTTAGTAGAATTTTAGATGAAATGAAAAGTTTATCATATCATAGTTTTTGTTGAACAACTTTAAGATTTCATATAAATTATGAGAATTAaacgtttattttttaaataagaaacttTACCCAAACACAtaataaaatgactaaaaatGCTAAAACACAACTTGAATTATATGCAGTAACAATAAATTACAAATTATATCAGTAACAAGTTTAATAGCACTAGACCTTTTTTTGAAATTCATGTatgaataatagttgatttgtCTTTTCAATACAAATCATCTTAAACTTTTAATTGAATACATTTCTTTTAATGTATAAAAAATCAGTCTAAAAACCCCATTTTCGTTCGTGACCATTTTTATAACACTGATAGTCTTTCTACAACTTCAAATGCAATAAAGCTATATCCTTAACATTTCTCAAAACAATGATTCAATCATGTATTTTCATCCCACAAAAAATAGCTGAGTTACAATTATAGCtactacaatatatatagaaaaataacaatatata is a genomic window containing:
- the LOC108812920 gene encoding auxin transporter protein 1, translating into MSAGVSHGEEAIVSSGNDNEVDQINGTNTGKPDEHDPSSGSALSNFLWHGGSVWDAWFSCASNQVAQVLLTLPYSFSQLGMLSGIVLQIFYGLLGSWTAYLISVLYVEYRVRKEKEGKSFKNHVIQWFEVLDGLLGTYWKAVGLAFNCTFLLFGSVIQLIACASNIYYINDHLDKRTWTYIFGACCATTVFIPSFHNYRIWSFLGLGMTTYTAWYLAIASIIHGQTEGVKHTGPTKLVLYFTGATNILYTFGGHAVTVEIMHAMWKPQKFKYIYLMATLYVFTLTLPSASAVYWAFGDALLDHSNAFSLLPKNGWRDAAVILMLIHQFITFGFACTPLYFVWEKVIGMHDTKSICLRALARLPVVIPIWFLAIIFPFFGPINSAVGALLVSFTVYIIPSLAHMLTYRSASARQNAAEKPPFFLPSWTAMYVLNAFVVIWVLIVGFGFGGWASVTNFVRQVDTFGLFAKCYQCKSPVPAAAAAHAPVSALHHRL